One stretch of Limisphaerales bacterium DNA includes these proteins:
- a CDS encoding DUF1501 domain-containing protein: MNSRREFLLVGGLGAAGLSLPRLLASERPGKPAKADSCIIIFLNGGAPHLDMWDMKPHAPKEIRGEFSPIRSTVPGMHVCELLPRLAKQMHHTTLVRSMHHSVNNSHAAAVYAALTGHDRGEIGGGFRPDDYPGIGSVMTKLRPPRRNALPYVSLPYKTKEGAGGPLQPGFLAGFIGAQHDPFWVLEDPNKPDFRVRNLSLPAGVSSQRMNQRGNLLQSLDQALAQKLPGGRTHHEAMTEFQKRAFDLLTSNATQQAFQLDREPAVKRDAYGRNIYGQSVLLARRLIEAGTRVVTMSWAPDANATWDTHGANFKKLKNPLLPQFDAAASSLIADLHQRGLLKRTVVAVLGDFGRTPRINKNAGRDHWNNCYTVMLAGGGFKGGHIHGASDRTGALPAEAPVTPGDIVATLYQQLGLDHRTELYDSLERPHALVPKARVIDELLG, translated from the coding sequence GAATTCCTCCTCGTGGGTGGCCTCGGTGCCGCCGGGCTCTCGCTGCCGCGTCTGCTCGCCAGTGAACGCCCCGGCAAGCCGGCCAAGGCGGATTCGTGCATCATCATTTTCCTCAACGGCGGCGCGCCGCATCTCGATATGTGGGACATGAAACCCCACGCGCCCAAGGAAATCCGCGGCGAGTTTTCGCCTATCCGCAGCACGGTGCCGGGGATGCACGTTTGCGAATTGCTCCCGCGCCTCGCCAAGCAAATGCACCACACCACGCTCGTGCGCTCGATGCATCATAGCGTGAACAATTCCCACGCCGCCGCGGTGTATGCCGCGTTGACCGGCCATGACCGCGGCGAGATCGGCGGCGGCTTTCGGCCCGATGATTACCCCGGCATCGGCTCGGTGATGACCAAGCTGCGCCCGCCGCGCCGCAACGCGCTGCCGTACGTGTCGCTGCCGTACAAGACCAAGGAAGGCGCGGGCGGCCCGTTGCAACCGGGATTCCTCGCGGGCTTCATCGGTGCGCAGCACGACCCATTTTGGGTTTTGGAAGACCCGAACAAGCCGGACTTCCGCGTGCGCAATCTCTCCCTGCCCGCGGGCGTCTCCAGCCAGCGCATGAACCAGCGCGGCAATCTTCTGCAGTCGCTCGACCAAGCCCTCGCCCAAAAACTTCCTGGCGGCCGCACGCATCACGAGGCGATGACCGAGTTTCAAAAACGCGCCTTCGACCTCCTCACTAGCAACGCCACGCAGCAGGCATTTCAACTCGACCGCGAGCCCGCCGTTAAACGCGACGCCTACGGCCGCAACATCTACGGCCAAAGCGTTCTGCTCGCCCGCCGCCTGATCGAGGCCGGCACCCGCGTCGTCACCATGAGCTGGGCGCCCGACGCCAACGCCACGTGGGACACCCACGGCGCCAATTTCAAGAAACTGAAAAACCCGTTGCTGCCCCAGTTCGACGCCGCCGCCTCCAGCCTCATCGCCGACCTCCACCAGCGCGGCCTCTTGAAGCGCACCGTGGTGGCTGTGCTCGGCGACTTCGGCCGCACGCCACGCATCAACAAAAACGCCGGCCGCGACCACTGGAACAACTGCTACACCGTCATGCTCGCCGGCGGCGGCTTCAAGGGCGGCCACATCCACGGCGCCAGCGACCGCACCGGCGCCCTCCCCGCCGAGGCCCCCGTCACCCCCGGCGACATCGTCGCCACCCTTTACCAGCAACTCGGCCTCGACCACCGCACCGAGCTCTACGATTCCCTCGAGCGCCCCCACGCCCTCGTGCCCAAGGCGCGGGTGATTGATGAACTGTTGGGTTAA
- a CDS encoding phytanoyl-CoA dioxygenase family protein, whose translation MATFKTTPDQTDLDGIERDLRFHPSPVTEPATLTREQVDHFNAAGYVRPITIFDDAEIAGHRAYFDRLLEQTLAAGGDSYSISTAHLKHARVYDLLTHPRIVACVRDLLGPNVIGWGSHFFCKLPGDGKRVAWHQDASYWPLTPSKAVTCWLAIDDADTENACMRFLARSHHDGHLTWRPSTPEEHNTLNQTVEDTAKYGTPIDNILRAGQCSLHTDLLLHGSEANQSTRRRCALTLRYTTPEVRAGMDWNGKGVVVSGEDAEGYWANPPRPDDE comes from the coding sequence ATCGCCACTTTCAAAACCACCCCCGACCAAACCGACCTCGACGGCATTGAGCGCGACTTGCGTTTCCACCCCAGCCCCGTCACCGAGCCCGCCACGCTCACCCGCGAACAGGTCGACCACTTCAACGCCGCCGGCTACGTCCGCCCCATCACCATTTTTGACGACGCCGAAATCGCCGGCCACCGCGCCTACTTCGACCGCCTCCTTGAGCAGACCCTCGCCGCCGGCGGCGACAGCTACTCCATCAGCACCGCCCACTTAAAACACGCCCGCGTCTACGACCTCCTCACCCATCCCCGCATCGTCGCCTGCGTGCGCGACCTCCTCGGGCCCAACGTCATCGGCTGGGGCTCCCATTTTTTCTGCAAACTCCCCGGCGACGGCAAACGCGTCGCGTGGCATCAGGACGCCAGCTACTGGCCCCTCACCCCCAGCAAAGCCGTCACCTGCTGGCTCGCCATCGACGACGCCGACACCGAGAACGCCTGCATGCGCTTCCTCGCCCGCTCCCACCACGACGGCCACCTCACCTGGCGCCCCAGCACCCCCGAGGAACACAACACCCTCAACCAAACCGTCGAGGACACCGCGAAGTACGGCACCCCCATCGACAACATCCTCCGCGCCGGCCAATGCTCCCTCCATACCGACCTCCTCCTCCACGGCTCCGAGGCCAACCAATCCACCCGCCGCCGCTGCGCCCTCACCCTCCGCTACACCACCCCCGAAGTCCGCGCCGGCATGGACTGGAACGGGAAAGGGGTCGTCGTCAGTGGGGAGGATGCTGAGGGCTACTGGGCAAATCCGCCGCGGCCAGACGATGAATGA
- a CDS encoding 2,4'-dihydroxyacetophenone dioxygenase family protein, with translation MAAILPPDFLTMYKRPLQTPMALADLVETAIPEDERLWVPQSDTVDFRPLLFNTTNGEWINLLRVRGGGQLGRHRHASPVYGFVLKGTWRYLEHDWVAREGMFVYEPPGEIHTLVVEEGAEPMITLFHVLGSVIYYDEHDHPTGHDDVHVKLELARAHYEKVGLGAEVAEALIR, from the coding sequence ATGGCGGCTATCTTACCACCTGATTTTTTGACCATGTACAAACGCCCCCTGCAAACCCCCATGGCACTGGCTGATCTTGTGGAGACGGCCATCCCGGAAGACGAACGACTCTGGGTGCCTCAGAGTGATACGGTGGATTTTCGTCCGCTACTTTTCAACACCACCAACGGCGAATGGATCAATCTGCTGCGCGTGCGCGGCGGCGGTCAATTGGGACGGCATCGGCATGCCTCGCCGGTGTACGGGTTTGTGCTCAAAGGCACGTGGCGTTATCTGGAGCATGACTGGGTGGCGCGCGAGGGGATGTTTGTCTATGAACCGCCCGGCGAAATCCACACGCTCGTCGTCGAGGAAGGCGCGGAACCGATGATCACGCTCTTTCACGTGCTCGGTTCAGTGATTTATTACGACGAACACGACCACCCCACCGGCCATGATGATGTGCATGTGAAACTCGAGCTGGCCCGGGCGCATTACGAGAAGGTCGGCCTGGGCGCCGAGGTGGCGGAGGCGTTGATTCGTTAA
- a CDS encoding DUF1080 domain-containing protein, translating to MKKTLILFGLTLGLNMVAAPGLWTDAKDKTLPADFKIQGEYIGDLSCGCDVGAQVIALGGGEFQLVLYPGGLPGDGWDRGDDRSLFAGKLNGNKAVFTDAIGKRRYLGNGANEFSATSQYPPKGQKEGKAVIENGKLTGSYGKKTFELKRLERKSPSLGAKAPKGAIVLFDGTGKGEWQGGRLDEQTKLLNTDGRDIKTARKFQNYTMHVEFLLPFKPAARGQGRGNSGFYQVDHYEVQILDSFGLEGKNNECGGVYTKAEPIVNMCLPPLQWQTYDVEFTNAVMKDGKKIKNARMTLKHNGVVIHKDLEINGKTGGSRRDPEGTPGAIKLQGHGNPLQFRNVWIVERK from the coding sequence ATGAAAAAGACACTGATTCTCTTTGGCCTCACCCTCGGCCTGAATATGGTTGCCGCACCCGGTTTGTGGACGGATGCGAAGGACAAAACGTTGCCCGCGGATTTCAAGATCCAAGGGGAATACATCGGCGACCTTTCGTGCGGCTGCGATGTGGGCGCGCAGGTGATCGCGCTGGGCGGCGGCGAGTTTCAGCTCGTGCTGTACCCGGGCGGTCTGCCCGGCGATGGCTGGGATCGCGGGGATGATCGGTCATTGTTTGCCGGCAAACTGAACGGCAATAAGGCCGTGTTCACCGACGCGATCGGCAAGCGCCGTTATCTTGGCAACGGCGCAAATGAATTCAGCGCCACCAGCCAGTACCCGCCCAAGGGCCAGAAGGAAGGCAAGGCCGTGATTGAAAACGGCAAGCTCACCGGTTCCTACGGCAAGAAGACCTTTGAACTGAAACGTCTGGAACGCAAGAGCCCCTCCCTCGGTGCCAAGGCACCCAAGGGCGCTATTGTGCTGTTCGACGGCACGGGCAAAGGCGAATGGCAGGGTGGCCGTCTGGACGAGCAGACCAAGCTGCTGAACACCGACGGGCGCGATATCAAAACGGCCCGCAAATTTCAAAACTACACCATGCACGTGGAATTCCTGCTGCCCTTCAAGCCCGCCGCGCGCGGTCAAGGCCGCGGCAACAGCGGCTTTTATCAGGTGGATCATTACGAGGTGCAGATCCTCGATTCGTTTGGGTTGGAAGGAAAAAACAACGAGTGCGGCGGCGTCTACACCAAGGCCGAGCCGATCGTGAACATGTGCCTGCCGCCGCTCCAATGGCAGACCTACGACGTGGAATTCACCAATGCCGTGATGAAGGACGGCAAGAAAATCAAAAACGCCCGCATGACGCTGAAACACAACGGCGTGGTGATCCACAAGGATCTGGAGATCAACGGCAAGACCGGCGGCTCCCGCCGCGATCCCGAAGGCACGCCCGGCGCCATCAAGCTGCAGGGCCACGGCAACCCGCTGCAATTCCGCAACGTGTGGATCGTGGAGCGGAAATAA
- a CDS encoding SlyX family protein has translation MSDGNNERLIKIESALAHLEQLTELLNGTVIDQAKSLRRLTQQMEQIQERAAAEDMKAAKENITKPPHHGG, from the coding sequence ATGAGCGACGGCAACAACGAACGGTTGATAAAGATTGAATCGGCTTTGGCGCATTTGGAACAGTTGACTGAGTTGTTAAATGGAACGGTGATCGACCAGGCCAAATCGCTGCGGCGGCTCACGCAGCAAATGGAACAGATTCAAGAACGTGCAGCGGCGGAGGACATGAAAGCCGCAAAGGAAAATATCACCAAACCGCCACATCACGGGGGATGA
- a CDS encoding PQQ-binding-like beta-propeller repeat protein encodes MKKTILLLAAFAFAAQADWKQWRGPTGQGHADAKLPTEWSETKNVKWRTPIPGKGWSSPVIEGDQIWMTTAFETAATEAEAKERLKKNTGGVPVKVLSNVQLHVVCVDKRTGKLLHNFEVITKKQPQWVHKLNSYASPSPIIEAGRVYCHFGSYGTVCIDAKTAKVAWRNEKLWVNHENGPGSTPVLWKDLLIFHMDGSDKQYVVALDKKTGLEKWRTARTGKMNENPQLKKSYGTPLIIKANGRDTLFSPASDWLYGYDPATGRELWKVAYGMLGFSVVPRPVTGHGMLFMSTSFMRSQLLAVRYENTGKPDIVWKYNRGVSKQPSPILIGDELYFVDDSGGLVTCLNAHTGDVHWRERLGGNYSASPLHANGKIYFHSREGITTVLQAGKTFKVLAKNKLDGQHMASAAVDGNALILRTDKALYWIESR; translated from the coding sequence ATGAAAAAAACAATCCTATTGCTCGCCGCCTTCGCTTTCGCCGCTCAAGCTGATTGGAAACAATGGCGCGGGCCGACCGGTCAAGGGCATGCGGACGCCAAACTGCCCACCGAGTGGAGCGAAACCAAAAACGTCAAGTGGCGCACGCCCATCCCGGGCAAAGGTTGGTCGTCGCCTGTGATTGAGGGCGATCAGATTTGGATGACCACTGCCTTCGAGACGGCTGCCACCGAAGCGGAAGCCAAAGAACGCCTCAAGAAAAATACCGGTGGCGTTCCGGTGAAAGTCCTTAGCAATGTGCAACTGCACGTCGTGTGCGTTGATAAACGCACCGGCAAACTGCTGCACAATTTTGAGGTCATCACCAAGAAACAGCCGCAGTGGGTTCACAAGCTCAACAGTTACGCTTCACCCTCACCCATCATTGAAGCCGGCCGTGTGTATTGCCACTTCGGCTCGTACGGCACCGTGTGCATCGACGCCAAAACCGCCAAGGTGGCGTGGCGGAATGAAAAACTGTGGGTCAATCACGAAAACGGCCCCGGTAGCACGCCGGTGCTTTGGAAGGATTTATTAATTTTCCACATGGACGGCAGCGACAAACAATACGTGGTGGCGCTCGATAAAAAAACCGGTCTCGAAAAATGGCGCACCGCCCGCACCGGCAAGATGAATGAAAACCCGCAGCTCAAAAAATCTTACGGCACCCCGCTTATCATTAAGGCTAACGGTCGCGACACGCTCTTTTCTCCTGCCAGCGATTGGCTCTACGGCTACGATCCCGCCACCGGCCGTGAGTTGTGGAAAGTTGCCTACGGGATGCTTGGGTTTTCCGTCGTGCCGCGCCCGGTCACCGGCCACGGCATGCTTTTTATGAGCACTAGTTTTATGCGATCGCAACTCCTCGCTGTCCGATATGAAAATACCGGCAAACCGGATATCGTGTGGAAATACAATCGCGGCGTCTCCAAACAGCCCTCGCCCATCCTTATCGGCGACGAGCTTTACTTTGTCGATGACAGCGGTGGGCTTGTTACTTGCCTCAACGCTCACACCGGCGACGTTCACTGGCGTGAACGTCTCGGCGGTAATTACAGCGCTTCCCCGCTGCACGCCAACGGCAAAATTTATTTCCACAGTCGCGAAGGCATCACCACCGTGCTTCAAGCCGGCAAAACATTCAAAGTCCTTGCCAAAAATAAACTCGACGGCCAACACATGGCCAGCGCAGCGGTGGACGGCAACGCCTTGATTTTGCGCACTGACAAGGCTTTGTATTGGATTGAAAGCCGGTAG
- a CDS encoding acetylxylan esterase, which produces MQHLFLALTLIAFATRAAEKPTLCVGHYHSEADAVKQLARLAATHSDLAEWKTRAAAVRQQILTGAKLNPLPKHTPLKAIIKNKRTYNGYSVEAAAFEARPGFFVYGNLYRPLGFKSKRPGILCPHGHARGPAGGRLRPDQQHRCATLARMGAVVFSYDMIGFGDSEHLGWKHSHPQALTLQTWSSVRAIDFLETLPEVDPKRIGVTGCSGGGTQTFLLTAIDERVAVSVPVVMVSAHFFGGCHCESGMPIHKTEQLETNNAEIAALAAPRPLKLISVGGDWTKNTPTVEHPFIRKIYKYYGAEAKAANTHFAKEGHGYQLSKRQAMYPFMVKHLGLNAKGVLDAKTGVYDESKNTIEKLETMRNFHSFKEMPKHALKPGAQVTFK; this is translated from the coding sequence ATGCAACACCTCTTCCTAGCCCTCACCCTAATTGCATTCGCTACCCGTGCGGCGGAGAAACCCACGCTGTGCGTTGGCCATTATCATTCCGAAGCGGATGCCGTGAAACAACTTGCGCGGCTTGCGGCCACGCATTCCGATCTTGCCGAATGGAAAACCCGCGCGGCAGCCGTGCGGCAGCAAATTCTCACGGGCGCGAAGCTCAATCCGTTACCCAAGCATACACCGCTTAAAGCCATCATCAAAAACAAACGCACCTATAACGGCTACAGCGTGGAAGCAGCCGCCTTCGAGGCGCGACCGGGATTTTTTGTGTACGGCAATTTATACCGGCCCCTGGGTTTCAAAAGCAAACGTCCCGGCATTCTTTGTCCACACGGCCATGCGCGCGGCCCCGCGGGCGGACGACTCCGGCCGGATCAGCAACATCGCTGTGCGACACTTGCGCGAATGGGGGCGGTGGTGTTTTCGTATGACATGATCGGTTTCGGCGATTCGGAACATCTCGGCTGGAAACACAGCCATCCGCAGGCGCTCACGCTGCAAACGTGGAGCAGCGTGCGGGCGATCGATTTTCTAGAGACACTGCCGGAGGTGGACCCAAAACGCATTGGGGTGACCGGTTGTTCCGGTGGCGGCACGCAGACATTTTTGCTGACGGCGATTGATGAGCGCGTGGCGGTGAGTGTGCCGGTGGTGATGGTGTCCGCGCATTTCTTTGGCGGCTGCCATTGCGAAAGCGGCATGCCGATCCACAAGACCGAGCAGCTGGAAACGAATAACGCGGAGATCGCAGCACTCGCCGCGCCGCGCCCGTTGAAGCTCATTTCCGTGGGCGGCGATTGGACGAAGAACACGCCAACGGTAGAGCATCCGTTCATCCGGAAAATTTACAAATACTACGGCGCGGAAGCCAAAGCGGCGAACACCCACTTCGCAAAAGAAGGCCACGGCTATCAGCTTTCCAAACGGCAAGCGATGTATCCATTTATGGTGAAGCACTTGGGCCTGAACGCAAAAGGCGTGCTCGATGCCAAAACGGGTGTGTACGACGAAAGCAAAAACACCATCGAAAAACTCGAAACCATGCGCAATTTCCATTCATTTAAAGAAATGCCCAAGCACGCACTCAAGCCGGGCGCGCAGGTGACATTCAAATGA
- a CDS encoding DUF1028 domain-containing protein produces the protein MGVICISTQAAEGPIATFSIVAFDPATGELGVAVQSKFFSVGSVVPWAKAGVGALATQSWAKIEYGPDGLELLAKGKSPTEVVNALTKPDARREFRQLGIVDAKGRAASFTGKRCMDWAGHVTGKHFAAQGNILASDAVVKNMAAAFENARKTPETELADWLMAALEAAQAAGGDKRGRQSAALLVVREKGGYNSANDRYIDLRVADHKTPIQELGRLLELHKSFFRSRHLAPPKQTKE, from the coding sequence ATGGGTGTCATTTGTATCTCTACACAGGCCGCTGAGGGGCCGATTGCCACGTTTTCCATTGTTGCCTTTGATCCGGCTACCGGCGAATTGGGCGTCGCGGTGCAGAGTAAATTTTTCAGCGTGGGCTCGGTAGTGCCGTGGGCTAAGGCCGGCGTGGGCGCGCTGGCCACGCAATCGTGGGCGAAAATTGAGTACGGCCCTGATGGACTGGAGTTGCTAGCCAAAGGCAAATCACCGACGGAGGTGGTGAACGCGCTAACCAAGCCCGATGCGCGGCGTGAGTTTCGGCAACTCGGCATCGTGGATGCCAAAGGCCGCGCCGCCAGCTTCACGGGCAAACGCTGTATGGATTGGGCGGGGCACGTGACGGGCAAACATTTTGCCGCGCAGGGAAACATCCTTGCCAGCGACGCGGTGGTGAAAAATATGGCGGCCGCATTTGAGAACGCACGCAAGACGCCCGAAACCGAACTGGCCGATTGGCTGATGGCCGCACTCGAAGCGGCGCAAGCCGCCGGCGGCGACAAGCGCGGGCGACAATCCGCTGCGCTATTGGTGGTGCGCGAAAAGGGCGGATACAACAGCGCCAATGACCGCTACATCGACCTGCGCGTGGCCGATCACAAAACGCCCATTCAGGAACTCGGCCGCCTGCTTGAGCTGCACAAGTCATTTTTCCGGAGCCGACATTTGGCCCCGCCCAAGCAAACAAAGGAATAG
- a CDS encoding SDR family NAD(P)-dependent oxidoreductase translates to MNTSLKGKWVLITGASAGFGAEGARHFAREGAHLVLGARRVDRLKSVAAECEQAGAASAHVHELDVACTESVNAFVDWQKTLTPKLDVLVNNAGGAHGMDTVAEGKDADWEAMVQSNFLGLMRVTRACLPLMVENPGSTIINIGSIAGRVAYEYGSVYCGVKAAEKSITQTLRLELNGTGVRVGTLDPGLALTEFSIVRFKGDEELADKPYVGLDPLVAEDIAEAMVWMATRPPHVCIDEILIKCTAQAAIHKTHRETS, encoded by the coding sequence ATGAACACTTCTCTCAAGGGCAAATGGGTATTGATCACCGGCGCGTCGGCGGGGTTTGGCGCGGAAGGCGCGCGGCACTTTGCGCGCGAAGGGGCGCATCTCGTCCTTGGCGCGAGGCGTGTGGATCGGCTTAAATCAGTTGCTGCCGAATGCGAACAGGCCGGCGCAGCCTCGGCGCATGTTCATGAATTGGACGTGGCCTGTACCGAGAGCGTCAACGCCTTCGTCGATTGGCAAAAAACGCTAACGCCCAAGCTTGATGTGCTGGTAAACAATGCCGGTGGCGCGCATGGGATGGACACCGTGGCCGAAGGTAAGGACGCCGATTGGGAGGCGATGGTGCAGTCAAATTTCCTGGGACTCATGCGCGTGACGCGGGCGTGTCTGCCGTTGATGGTGGAGAACCCCGGCAGCACGATCATCAACATTGGCTCCATCGCCGGCCGTGTGGCGTACGAGTACGGCTCGGTGTACTGCGGCGTGAAGGCGGCAGAAAAATCAATCACCCAAACGCTGCGGCTGGAGCTCAACGGCACTGGCGTGCGCGTGGGCACGCTGGATCCGGGACTGGCGTTGACGGAGTTTTCCATCGTTCGTTTCAAAGGTGATGAAGAATTGGCTGACAAACCATACGTGGGGCTCGACCCATTGGTGGCCGAGGACATCGCCGAAGCGATGGTGTGGATGGCCACGCGCCCGCCGCATGTGTGCATCGACGAGATATTAATCAAGTGCACCGCT